One Fusarium falciforme chromosome 12, complete sequence DNA window includes the following coding sequences:
- a CDS encoding Methyltranfer-dom domain-containing protein: MESNEIYDQVNRRYGPITKSSTGQYEQTVAKAFGYTEEELAGIPAGANLGLSCGNPIALARLREGETVIDLGSGAGFDVFTAAKRVGPTGKAIGVDMNKNMVDKANANKAHANASNVQFIESAITSIPLPDNTADCIISNCVINLVPAAEKQLAFNEMFRLLNPGGRVAISDILARKEFTEEMKKSIALYVGCIAGASQVSDYEAFLKNAGFDDVLIVDSKNDLNVYCTAAETKTSCCGINTVEEEEEAPSCCSSKTKENCCKPEEKESCCGADSSTCACQNQSSSMASEAETLAARLGITDFNEWAGSFQVYAVKPAAN; this comes from the exons ATGGAGTCTAACGAAATATATGACCAAGTTAATAGGCGATACGGTCCAATCACGAAGAGCAGTACCGGTCAGTATGAGCAAACCGTTGCGAAAGCGTTTGGGTACACAGAAGAAGAGCTCGCTGGTATCCCTGCAGGTGCGAACCTGGGCTTGAGCTGTGGCAACCCAATTGCACTCGCGAGGCTGAGAGAG GGCGAAACCGTTATTGATCTTGGGTCTGGTGCTGGCTTTGATGTCTTCACGGCTGCAAAGAGAGTCGGTCCTACAGGCAAGGCCATCGGAGTGGATATGAACAAG AATATGGTAGACAAGGCCAATGCCAATAAAGCTCACGCCAATGCCTCAAACGTTCAATTCATCGAAAGCGCCATCACCTCTATCCCGCTACCCGACAACACTGCTGACTGTATCATCAGCAATTGTGTCATCAATCTTGTCCCTGCAGCGGAGAAACAGCTTGCATTCAACGAGATGTTCCGACTGCTCAATCCCGGCGGGCGGGTTGCCATCAGCGACATACTGGCGCGCAAGGAGTTTaccgaggagatgaagaagagcatTGCTCTATACGTCGGGTGCATCGCTGGAGCTAGCCAGGTCAGCGATTATGAGGCCTTTCTCAAGAATGCAGGTTTTGACG ATGTTCTCATCGTGGACAGCAAGAATGACTTGAATGTGTACTGTACCGCCGCCGAGACCAAGACATCGTGTTGTGGGATAAACACTgtcgaagaggaagaggaggcacCATCTTGCTGCAGTTCAAAGACGAAAGAGAATTGCTGCAAGCCGGAGGAAAAGGAGTCATGCTGCGGAGCTGACTCGTCCACGTGTGCTTGCCAGAACCAGTCGAGTTCGATGGCAAGTGAAGCCGAGACACTGGCTGCTCGACTAGGGATCACAGACTTTAACGAATGGGCAG GCTCCTTCCAGGTGTATGCTGTCAAACCCGCGGCGAACTGA
- a CDS encoding FMN-red domain-containing protein: MSLLCHTLRVRTFTGNLHAGAPFHGLLVYRYFSGSISAKQTQNLSLAMNGHGDLNNSHAGRAAIRLAPDPAYSQQSLAIGSDEDDVGIREQYRPFLFNGNPSTDDWISELELSTAIKMVQSEILDRGLDRLRILVLYGSLRSRSYSRLLAYEAARILFRLGCDVRVFDPAGLPQKDDVQHCHPKVQELRELSKWSDGHVWISPEQHGNLTGIFKQQIDWIPLSSGSVRPTQGRTLAIAQVSGGSQSFNAVNSLRILGRWMRMFAIPNQSSVPKAYTQFTSEPEGSRMLASSNRDRLVDCMEELVKYTIVMRPHFDLFGDRFSEREERRAKETQGEVGK; the protein is encoded by the exons ATGAGTCTTCTCTGCCACACCCTCCGAGTTCGCACTTTCACAGGCAACCTCCACGCAGGCGCACCTTTCCACGGGCTTCTTGTTTATCGATATTTCTCTGGTAGCATCTCAGCAAAGCAGACCCAGAACCTCAGCCTCGCGATGAACGGGCACGGAGATTTGAACAACTCCCACGCTGGGAGGGCAGCGATTAGGCTTGCCCCCGATCCCGCCTACAGCCAGCAGTCCCTCGCCATTGGCTCCGACGAAGATGACGTCGGAATCCGAGAGCAATATCgcccttttctttttaacgGCAATCCTTCCACCGATGACTGGATCTCGGAATTGGAGCTAAGCACAGCGATCAAGATGGTGCAGTCCGAGATCTTAGACAGAGGGCTCGATCGCCTCCGCATTCTGGTTCTGTACGGTAGTCTCAGAAGTCG ATCATATTCCCGTCTGCTGGCCTACGAAGCCGCGCGCATTCTTTTCCGCCTCGGCTGTGACGTCCGAGTCTTCGACCCTGCTGGTCTGCCCCAGAAGGACGACGTCCAACACTGCCATCCTAAAGTACAAGAACTGCGGGAATTGAGCAAGTGGAGCGACGGGCATGTATGGATCAGCCCTGAGCAGCATGGCAACTTG ACGGGCATCTTCAAGCAGCAGATTGACTGGATTCCATTATCCTCCGGCTCAGTGCGTCCTACTCAAGGAAGAACCCTGGCCATTGCCCAAGTGAGCGGAGGATCACAGTCTTTCAACGCTGTCAACTCGCTTCGGATACTAGGACGGTGGATGCGCATGTTTGCCATTCCCAACCAGAGCTCGGTGCCAAAGGCATACACGCAGTTCACATCTGAGCCTGAGGGCAGCCGTATGCTTGCCAGCTCAAACCGCGACCGCCTTGTTGATTGCATGGAAGAGCTTGTGAAGTATACCATCGTCATGAGACCCCACTTTGACTTGTTTGGGGATCGATTCAGTGAGCGCGAGGAGCGCAGAGCTAAGGAGACACAAGGGGAAGTGGGAAAGTAG
- a CDS encoding Oxidoreductase, whose translation MNITKSLLRLGARPRLNLAFQLVNCICSSKMASTDAATPWHAAYPPPLNKAPAAMTRQAALEMIMDSKNIAGKNYVLIDLRRTDHEGGTIRGSINLPAQSLYPTIPTLYSLFKSAGVQKIIWYCSSSRGRGSRAAGWFKDHLDEQGDSDMESVILFEGIAGWAKAGGEFVEWMDEYDATVWDSK comes from the exons ATGAACATCACAAAATCTCTCCTAAGGTTGGGCGCCCGTCCTCGCCTAAATCTCGCATTCCAACTGGTCAACTGCATCTGCTCATCCAAGATGGCCTCTACTGATGCCGCCACGCCCTGGCATGCTGCCTACCCTCCTCCCCTCAACAAGGCCCCTGCGGCCATGACACGTCAGGCAGCATTGGAGATGATAATGGACAGCAAGAATATCGCTGGCAAGAATTATGTCCTCATCGATCTCCGCCGGACAGACCACGAG GGCGGCACCATTCGCGGGTCCATCAATCTGCCGGCACAGAGCCTCTACCCGACCATACCGACGCTGTACAGCCTGTTTAAATCGGCGGGAGTCCAAAAGATCATCTGGTACTGCT CATCCTCTCGGGGCCGGGGCTCTCGAGCAGCTGGATGGTTCAAAGACCATCTCGACGAGCAAGGCGACAGCGATATGGAGAGCGTGATCCTATTCGAAGGCATTGCCGGCTGGGCCAAAGCCGGTGGCGAGTTTGTggagtggatggatgagtACGACGCGACTGTTTGGGATAGCAAGTAG
- a CDS encoding Zn(2)-C6 fungal-type domain-containing protein, with protein MSNSRSRRTHSFGGCKTCRKRHLKCDQSVPKCNRCRLAGLACEGFTPALRWLISTGKEVYDRQPPQLAEAGGEQFSRRHLYTEKGRESMSSALVNNVPSTIAAALSEIDEESKSLEIEDHALSTYEVGPFRVFKFESEPCHSVGTAISDPVSFGGMDIDDLSEGYSESVIFDPTRPETSTDFSSSSLDFLQWGDLFTWDVSILDNPPLPMNPQDGLGALPMNLNWPTEPTVNFSETLDPMLSVDTTPDDVAWPQIDLVGDAALLLRHFNDDVISQMGSLPINEKSAWRTLHYPAAIMTLSQLTVLDADKDQIKHANLAIFYALIAVSSFHLSLNSATFPALARPGDHWKSLSNRTYEAAKHHLRLSLEKECQPPNKAKYKEQLMGISAVLATSLLSGNQDDTRWCLTEMERLISWRGLTKPSISRRARILHNIYAWMRIVSESTYVFRDENHTIEAPFSRSNMAKRQQTNNVPVQSINPDITPDNFLHLEPRKLHSSHGQKESRRDIKAIHLADTSQDHENMYMQIYGVPETWLSLVSQITRLANVMDRLSTRKKSDAEILVSLQPRASYLENAVCLFKSRHEAETDSTASLSPVPGGTPHMHMVRALGSALVIFFYRRIRNVNPLVLQDSVNDVIEFLHSFDDALEQHGLLGPGTAWPAFIAGAEAMSIRQRHHISAWLDKGFSKSGFESYRVTKDVLVEVWRRRDEAEGSVIGAGLSRTGTASFSKALKILLDGPVYHGGTQSTLGPEAEIKTWIKVLNQWPPKDEATRRANLDLIKSRTDGFVAITDSPGCGLVSELMTLYPNAKVICTVRDADAWQRSMEAVGNAATQWFLRFVLFPLPTMRFFVDYIDALRRQWLIMYGEREPVTSKVYHQQIAWLKENVPQDRLFFVDVKDDWEPLCRALDLPVPKDVPFPRINDGQAIESFAKWHVNRGLMRWLGIFGVVGASAWAVLR; from the exons ATGAGCAACTCAAGATCTAGGCGGACTCATTCTTTTGGTGGGTGCAAGACTTGTCGGAAACGTCATCTCAAGTGCGACCAGTCTGTGCCGAAATGCAACCGATGTCGGCTTGCTGGACTTGCCTGCGAGGGCTTTACACCTGCGTTGAGGTGGTTGATATCTACCGGAAAGGAGGTGTATGATAGACAGCCTCCTCAACTGGCGGAAGCTGGGGGAGAGCAGTTTTCCAGGCGACATTTATACACTG AGAAGGGTAGAGAATCCATGAGCAGTGCTTTGGTCAACAATGTTCCCTCCACCATAGCAGCAGCCCTCAGTGAAATCGACGAAGAGTCGAAATCTCTCGAGATTGAAGACCATGCATTAAGTACCTACGAAGTCGGTCCCTTCCGGGTCTTCAAATTCGAATCAGAGCCCTGCCACTCTGTCGGAACCGCCATTTCCGACCCCGTCTCATTCGGCGGCATGGACATCGATGACCTCAGTGAAGGATACTCGGAATCTGTCATTTTTGATCCCACGAGACCGGAAACCTCGACAGATTTTTCTTCGAGCTCGCTTGACTTTTTGCAGTGGGGAGATTTGTTCACTTGGGACGTGAGCATTCTCGACAATCCCCCTCTTCCGATGAACCCGCAGGATGGTCTGGGTGCTCTGCCTATGAATCTCAACTGGCCAACCGAACCTACTGTCAACTTTTCAGAAACGCTTGATCCAATGCTTTCTGTTGACACGACTCCCGATGATGTAGCATGGCCCCAGATTGATCTCGTCGGAGATGCAGCACTCCTACTGCGACACTTCAACGACGACGTCATCAGCCAAATGGGATCCCTCCCCATCAACGAAAAATCCGCCTGGAGAACCCTCCACTATCCCGCCGCAATTATGACACTGAGCCAGCTTACAGTGCTGGACGCAGACAAGGACCAAATAAAGCACGCCAACCTGGCCATCTTTTACGCGCTGATCGCCGTTTCATCGTTTCACCTCTCGTTGAACTCTGCAACGTTTCCGGCCCTCGCAAGACCTGGCGATCATTGGAAGTCTCTTTCAAATCGGACATATGAGGCTGCGAAGCATCATCTGAGACTTAGTCTCGAGAAGGAGTGTCAGCCGCCAAACAAGGCCAAGTACAAGGAGCAGCTCATGGGAATCAGCGCTGTCTTGGCAACCTCT CTGCTCTCCGGCAATCAAGACGATACAAGATGGTGTCTCACAGAAATGGAGCGCCTAATAAGCTGGCGAGGACTCACAAAACCTTCCATATCCCGCCGCGCCCGCATTCTACACAACATCTACGCCTGGATGCGCATCGTCTCAGAAAGCACATACGTCTTCCGCGACGAGAACCACACCATAGAAGCCCCATTCTCACGCTCAAACATGGCAAAACGACAGCAGACAAACAACGTGCCTGTGCAATCCATCAACCCCGACATTACCCCTGACAActttcttcatcttgagccGCGAAAGCTACATTCCAGTCACGGACAGAAGGAGTCAAGACGCGATATCAAAGCTATTCATCTAGCGGATACGTCGCAAGACCATGAAAACATGTACATGCAGATATACGGCGTTCCGGAAACATGGCTAAGCCTTGTGTCACAAATAACACGCCTCGCAAACGTCATGGACCGTCTCTCGACCAGGAAAAAGTCGGACGCCGAAATCCTAGTCTCGCTACAACCCAGAGCATCGTATTTAGAAAACGCTGTATGCCTGTTCAAGTCTCGTCACGAGGCAGAGACGGATTCAACTGCGAGCTTGAGTCCTGTTCCTGGCGGTACACCACACATGCACATGGTGCGCGCCTTGGGTTCTGCTCTCGTCATTTTCTTCTACCGACGGATACGAAACGTCAACCCTCTGGTCCTCCAAGATAGTGTCAACGACGTCATAGAATTTCTCCACTCCTTCGACGACGCTCTCGAACAGCACGGTCTTCTTGGACCCGGAACAGCGTGGCCTGCATTCATCGCTGGGGCAGAGGCCATGTCTATTCGACAGCGACACCACATCTCAGCCTGGCTAGACAAGGGCTTCTCAAAATCTGGATTTGAGAGCTATCGAGTGACAAAAGATGTTCTGGTCGAggtttggaggaggagggatgaAGCCGAGGGTAGTG TCATTGGCGCCGGCCTGTCTCGCACCGGAACAGCCTCATTCAGCAAAGCACTCAAAATCTTGCTCGACGGCCCGGTGTATCACGGCGGCACACAATCCACCCTTGGTCCAGAAGCCGAGATCAAGACTTGGATCAAGGTTTTGAACCAGTGGCCGCCAAAAGATGAAGCCACAAGACGCGCCAACCTGGACCTCATCAAGAGTCGCACCGATGGATTCGTCGCCATCACCGACTCACCAGGGTGTGGCCTCGTGTCAGAACTCATGACTCTCTATCCCAATGCCAAGGTAATCTGCACCGTCCGCGATGCAGACGCGTGGCAGCGCAGCATGGAGGCCGTTGGTAACGCAGCGACGCAATGGTTCCTTCGCTTCGTCCTGTTCCCACTGCCAACGATGCGCTTCTTCGTCGACTACATCGATGCGCTGCGTCGGCAGTGGCTGATCATGTATGGCGAAAGGGAGCCGGTGACGAGCAAGGTCTACCACCAACAGATTGCCTGGCTCAAGGAGAATGTGCCACAAGACCGTCTTTTCTTTGTGGACGTCAAAGATGACTGGGAGCCGTTGTGCAGAGCATTGGACCTTCCTGTCCCCAAAGATGTTCCTTTTCCGAGGATCAACGATGGCCAAGCGATAGAATCGTTCGCAAAGTGGCACGTGAACAGAGGGTTGATGCGGTGGCTGGGAatctttggtgttgttggtgcGAGTGCTTGGGCTGTTCTGAGGTGA
- a CDS encoding Fe2OG dioxygenase domain-containing protein, with amino-acid sequence MAAVNADTLDMSLFFGTEVQKKEFCESLLALLKKRGCVKLQNHGIPAEDIKQLFEQTKKFFNLSHETKMIAKHPPQANPNRGYSYVGQENVANISGYEKGLGPLKTRDIKETLDMGSATDDLVDNIWVPEESLPGFRKFMENFYEKAFKTELQILTALAIALGVSEDHLKSLHNRAENEFRLLHYPAIPASELADGTATRIAEHTDFGTITMLFQDSTGGLQVEDQENLGNFRNVESSAPTDIILNIGDSLQRLTNDTFKAACHRVTYPPTIKAGDERVIPERYSIAYFAKPNRNASLLPLKEFITDATPCKYEDVTAWEWNNRRIEALFTATA; translated from the exons ATGGCCGCCGTCAACGCTGATACCCTCGATATGTCCCTGTTCTTCGGAACCGAGgtccagaagaaggagttCTGCGAgagcctcctcgccctcctcaagaagcGAGGATGTGTCAAGCTTCAGAACCACGGCATCCCCGCCGAGGACATTAAGCAGTTGTTTGAACAG ACCAAAAAGTTCTTCAACCTTTCCCACGAGACAAAGATGATCGCCAAGCACCCTCCCCAGGCGAACCCCAACCGAGGATACAGCTACGTCGGCCAGGAGAACGTTGCCAACATCAGCGGCTACGAGAAGGGTCTTGGCCCTCTCAAGACCCGTGACATCAAAGAGACTCTCGACATGGGCTCCGCCACTGATGACCTCGTTGACAACATCTGGGTTCCTGAGGAGAGCCTCCCTGGCTTCCGCAAGTTCATGGAGAACTTTTACGAGAAGGCCTTCAAGACCGAACTCCAGATCCTCACCGCTCTTGCCATTGCCCTCGGTGTTTCTGAGGATCACCTCAAGTCCCTCCACAACCGCGCTGAGAACGAGTTCCGTCTTCTTCACTACCCAGCCATTCCTGCCTCCGAGCTCGCTGACGGTACCGCGACCCGCATCGCCGAGCACACCGATTTTGGCACCATCACCATGCTTTTCCAGGATTCCACAGGCGGTCTCCAGGTCGAAGACCAAGAGAACCTTGGAAACTTCCGAAACGTCGAGTCCTCAGCGCCCACCGACATCATCCTCAACATCGGCGACTCTCTCCAGCGCCTAACCAACGACACCTTCAAGGCCGCCTGCCACCGCGTCACATACCCTCCCACGATCAAGGCGGGCGACGAGCGGGTGATCCCCGAGCGATACTCGATCGCCTACTTTGCCAAGCCCAACCGCAACGCTTCCCTGCTGCCCCTGAAGGAGTTCATCACTGATGCTACGCCTTGCAAGTATGAGGACGTCACTGCTTGGGAGTGGAACAACCGCCGAATTGAGGCGCTGTTTACTGCTACTGCTTAA